A region from the Streptomyces tsukubensis genome encodes:
- a CDS encoding phosphomannomutase/phosphoglucomutase, with translation MAAADLSRIVKAYDVRGVVPDQWDEALAELFGAAFVQVTSADAIVVGHDMRPSSPGLSGAFARGAAARGADVTLIGLCSTDQLYFASGHLGLPGAMFTASHNPAQYNGIKMCRAGAAPVGQDTGLADIRALVEQWAEEGAPAPAAEPGTVTERDTLEEYAAYLLSLVDLSAMRPLKVVVDAGNGMGGHTVPTVFASLPLTLVPMYFELDGTFPNHEANPLDPANIVDLQERVRAENADLGLAFDGDADRCFVVDERGEGISPSAITALVAARELAKHPGGTVIHNLITSWSVPEVVRENGGTPVRTRVGHSFIKQEMARTGAIFGGEHSAHYYFRDFWNADTGMLAALHVLAALGSQPAPLSELVAQYDRYSGSGEINSTVEDQTAATAEVRAAFESVPDATIDTLDGLTVTTPDWWFNLRPSNTEPLLRLNVEAKDSATLAKIRDEVLALIRR, from the coding sequence GTGGCTGCTGCTGATCTGTCCCGGATCGTAAAGGCGTACGACGTCCGTGGCGTGGTGCCGGACCAGTGGGACGAGGCACTCGCCGAACTCTTCGGCGCCGCCTTCGTCCAGGTCACGTCGGCCGACGCGATCGTCGTCGGACACGATATGCGGCCCTCGTCGCCCGGACTCTCGGGCGCTTTCGCCCGTGGTGCCGCGGCCCGCGGCGCCGACGTCACACTGATCGGACTCTGCTCCACCGACCAGTTGTACTTCGCCTCCGGCCACCTCGGCCTCCCCGGCGCCATGTTCACCGCCTCCCACAACCCCGCCCAGTACAACGGCATCAAGATGTGCCGCGCCGGAGCGGCACCGGTCGGCCAGGACACCGGCCTCGCCGATATCCGGGCCCTGGTGGAGCAGTGGGCCGAAGAAGGCGCCCCCGCGCCGGCCGCGGAACCCGGCACCGTCACCGAACGGGACACGCTGGAGGAGTACGCGGCGTATCTGCTCTCCCTCGTCGACCTCTCCGCCATGCGCCCGCTGAAGGTCGTCGTCGACGCGGGCAACGGCATGGGCGGCCACACCGTCCCCACCGTCTTCGCATCCCTGCCGCTCACCCTCGTGCCGATGTACTTCGAACTCGACGGCACCTTCCCCAACCACGAGGCCAACCCGCTGGACCCGGCGAACATCGTCGACCTCCAGGAGCGGGTGCGCGCCGAGAACGCCGACCTCGGCCTCGCCTTCGACGGCGACGCCGACCGCTGTTTCGTCGTCGACGAGCGCGGCGAAGGAATCTCCCCCTCCGCGATCACCGCCCTGGTCGCCGCCCGTGAGCTGGCCAAGCACCCCGGTGGAACGGTCATCCACAACCTGATCACCTCCTGGTCGGTTCCCGAGGTCGTCCGCGAGAACGGCGGCACCCCGGTACGTACACGGGTCGGGCACTCCTTCATCAAGCAGGAGATGGCCCGCACGGGCGCGATCTTCGGCGGCGAGCACTCGGCTCACTACTACTTCCGCGATTTCTGGAACGCCGATACGGGCATGCTCGCCGCGCTCCACGTCCTTGCCGCCCTCGGCTCCCAGCCCGCTCCGCTGTCGGAACTCGTCGCCCAGTACGACCGCTACTCCGGCTCCGGCGAGATCAACTCCACCGTCGAGGACCAGACCGCCGCCACCGCCGAGGTGCGCGCCGCCTTCGAGTCGGTGCCCGACGCCACGATCGACACCCTCGACGGTCTGACGGTCACCACCCCCGACTGGTGGTTCAACCTCCGCCCCTCCAACACCGAGCCCCTGCTCCGCCTCAACGTCGAGGCCAAGGACTCCGCCACGCTCGCCAAGATCCGCGACGAGGTCCTCGCCCTCATCCGCCGCTGA
- a CDS encoding DUF5719 family protein, with amino-acid sequence MKRTTQSLLAAVAALTAITGLAALTAPGAREGDAGAKAPVRMPVERSILLCPSAGTSEAAGTLYTSFTPTAPASPGDPPGGSGGPSGKPAPAPVPAAGTAELRPAGAPVPAPEGAAKLPKPRQPRTATADGGPRDAAPGAGPAPVLTAGKPGAPLAVRAGRGEAPALVGTATAALAPGWTTQQTTVLPSGPARGLLGTTCTAPDTGFWFPGVSTAEGRQDYLHLTNPDDTPAVADIEIHGRDGQAPSSVPDGIPVPAGSGIPVLLSTVTPAELTDATLRVTVRTGRVGAVVRAAEDTVGSDWLAASAEASATAVLPGIPADATSVRLIAFAPGESDAELKIRLAGPRGTIVPAGHESVRVKAGTVTSVDLKGVTRGEAGSLLLDPAEPDRPTPFVAALRVVRGTGTAREVAYIPAAGPVGDRASTADNRSTGTTLTLAAPTGAARVRVTVSPPGPAGAAPSVRMYTVAAGTTLAVVPAAPGGPKSTYALTVETVSGGPVHAARTLAPPLGPVRMFTVQTLSDDRANVPVPEAERDLSVLDD; translated from the coding sequence GTGAAACGCACGACCCAGTCCCTGCTCGCCGCCGTCGCCGCGCTCACGGCCATCACCGGACTCGCCGCCCTGACCGCCCCCGGAGCCCGGGAGGGCGACGCCGGGGCGAAGGCCCCCGTCCGTATGCCGGTCGAGCGGTCCATCCTGCTCTGCCCCTCGGCCGGCACCTCGGAGGCCGCCGGAACGCTCTACACCTCCTTCACCCCGACGGCACCCGCCTCGCCCGGTGACCCGCCCGGTGGATCCGGCGGCCCGTCCGGCAAGCCGGCGCCCGCCCCCGTACCCGCCGCGGGCACCGCGGAACTCCGGCCCGCGGGCGCCCCGGTCCCCGCCCCGGAAGGAGCGGCGAAGCTCCCGAAGCCCCGGCAGCCCCGGACCGCGACAGCGGACGGCGGCCCCCGCGACGCCGCACCGGGCGCCGGACCCGCCCCCGTACTCACGGCCGGGAAGCCCGGCGCACCGCTCGCCGTCCGCGCGGGCCGCGGCGAAGCACCGGCACTCGTCGGCACGGCGACCGCCGCCCTGGCCCCCGGCTGGACCACCCAGCAGACGACCGTCCTCCCGTCCGGCCCGGCCCGCGGCCTCCTCGGCACCACCTGCACCGCGCCCGATACGGGCTTCTGGTTCCCCGGCGTCTCCACCGCCGAGGGCCGCCAGGACTACCTCCACCTCACCAACCCCGACGACACCCCGGCCGTCGCCGATATCGAGATCCACGGCCGCGACGGGCAGGCACCCAGCAGCGTCCCCGACGGGATCCCGGTCCCCGCGGGCAGCGGGATCCCGGTGCTGCTGTCGACCGTGACCCCCGCGGAACTGACCGACGCGACCCTCCGGGTGACGGTCCGCACGGGACGGGTCGGCGCCGTCGTCCGCGCCGCCGAGGACACCGTCGGCAGCGACTGGCTGGCCGCGTCCGCCGAGGCATCGGCCACCGCGGTCCTGCCCGGCATCCCCGCCGACGCCACCTCCGTACGGCTGATCGCCTTCGCCCCCGGGGAGTCCGACGCCGAGCTGAAGATCCGGCTCGCGGGCCCCCGCGGAACGATCGTCCCCGCCGGACACGAGTCCGTACGCGTCAAGGCGGGAACGGTGACGAGCGTCGATCTGAAGGGCGTCACCAGAGGAGAAGCGGGCTCCCTCCTGCTCGACCCGGCCGAGCCGGACCGTCCCACTCCGTTCGTGGCCGCGCTCCGGGTCGTCCGCGGCACGGGCACGGCACGGGAAGTGGCCTACATCCCGGCCGCCGGACCCGTCGGCGACCGCGCGAGCACCGCCGACAACCGGTCCACCGGCACCACCCTGACCCTCGCCGCACCCACCGGGGCGGCCCGGGTACGGGTGACCGTGTCACCCCCGGGCCCGGCCGGCGCCGCGCCGTCCGTACGGATGTACACCGTCGCCGCCGGGACCACCCTGGCCGTCGTCCCGGCCGCACCGGGCGGACCGAAGAGCACCTACGCCCTCACCGTGGAGACCGTGTCGGGCGGCCCGGTCCACGCGGCACGAACCCTTGCCCCGCCACTCGGCCCGGTACGGATGTTCACGGTCCAGACGCTCTCCGACGACCGGGCGAACGTGCCGGTCCCCGAAGCGGAACGGGATCTGTCCGTCCTGGACGACTGA
- a CDS encoding DUF3499 domain-containing protein produces MESRRSPFKSAVPSNLVSPVRRCSRTACGRPAVATLTYVYADSTAVLGPLATYAEPHCYDLCAEHSERLTAPRGWEVVRLTDGSAPARPSGDDLEALANAVREAARPQGRAAVEGHAARRAADPMEVARRGHLRVLRSPDQ; encoded by the coding sequence ATGGAGAGTCGTCGCAGCCCGTTCAAGAGTGCGGTACCGTCCAACCTCGTGAGCCCTGTACGTCGATGTTCGCGCACTGCGTGCGGCCGCCCTGCCGTCGCGACACTGACGTACGTCTATGCCGATTCGACTGCGGTCCTCGGTCCGCTCGCCACTTATGCCGAACCCCACTGCTACGACTTGTGCGCCGAGCACAGCGAGCGGTTGACCGCACCCCGCGGCTGGGAGGTCGTACGCCTCACCGACGGCTCGGCCCCGGCCCGGCCCAGTGGTGACGATCTCGAAGCGCTCGCCAATGCCGTACGCGAGGCGGCGCGGCCGCAGGGGCGTGCGGCGGTCGAAGGGCATGCCGCCCGGCGCGCGGCCGACCCGATGGAGGTCGCCCGCCGCGGGCACCTGCGGGTCCTGCGCTCCCCCGACCAGTAG
- the manA gene encoding mannose-6-phosphate isomerase, class I produces the protein MDRLTNTIRPYAWGSTTAIPELLGVHPTGEPQAEMWFGAHPGAPSHLERGPLDTVIAADPVRELGATTVRRHGPHLPFLLKLLAAGTPVSLQVHPDLDQAKTGHAAEERAGIPFAAPHRNYKDTNHKPELICALTPFDGLCGFRRPTETADLIAGLGVDSLKPYADLLRAHPEEAALREVLTAVLTADRTAIAETVTETAAAAARIGGPYTVYADIARHYPGDPGVIAAMLLNHIRLQPGEAIYLGAGVPHTYLRGLGVEIMANSDNVLRCGLTPKHVDVPELLRVVRFAPTDAAVLRPEADADGAEVYDTPAAEFRLSRHVLAPDATPRDLTSPGPQILLCTSGRATVGELTLGPGDSVFVPAGEKTEISGADGGSGTLFRATVPD, from the coding sequence ATGGACCGCCTCACCAACACCATCCGCCCATACGCCTGGGGCTCCACCACCGCCATCCCCGAGCTCCTCGGCGTCCACCCCACCGGCGAACCCCAGGCGGAGATGTGGTTCGGCGCTCACCCCGGCGCACCCTCCCACCTCGAACGCGGCCCCCTCGACACGGTCATCGCCGCCGACCCGGTACGCGAACTCGGCGCCACCACCGTCCGCCGCCACGGCCCCCACCTCCCCTTCCTCCTCAAACTCCTCGCCGCCGGCACCCCCGTCTCCCTCCAGGTCCACCCCGATCTGGACCAGGCCAAGACCGGACACGCCGCCGAAGAACGCGCCGGCATCCCCTTCGCCGCCCCCCACCGCAACTACAAGGACACCAACCACAAGCCGGAACTGATCTGCGCCCTCACCCCCTTCGACGGACTCTGCGGCTTCCGCCGGCCGACCGAGACCGCCGACCTGATCGCCGGACTCGGCGTCGACTCCCTCAAGCCGTACGCCGACCTCCTCCGCGCCCACCCCGAGGAAGCAGCCCTGCGCGAGGTCCTCACCGCCGTCCTCACCGCCGACCGCACCGCGATCGCCGAGACCGTCACCGAGACCGCCGCCGCAGCAGCCCGTATCGGCGGCCCCTACACCGTCTACGCGGACATCGCCCGCCACTACCCCGGCGACCCCGGCGTCATCGCCGCGATGCTCCTCAACCACATACGGCTCCAGCCCGGCGAAGCCATCTACCTCGGCGCGGGCGTCCCGCACACCTATCTCCGCGGCCTCGGCGTCGAGATCATGGCCAACTCCGACAACGTCCTGCGCTGCGGACTCACCCCCAAGCACGTCGACGTACCCGAACTGCTGCGCGTCGTACGCTTCGCCCCCACCGACGCCGCCGTCCTGCGCCCCGAGGCCGACGCCGACGGCGCGGAGGTGTACGACACGCCCGCCGCCGAATTCCGCCTCTCCCGCCACGTCCTCGCCCCCGACGCCACCCCCCGCGACCTCACCTCGCCCGGCCCGCAGATCCTCCTCTGCACCTCCGGCCGCGCCACCGTGGGCGAACTGACGCTCGGACCCGGCGATTCCGTGTTCGTACCGGCAGGGGAGAAGACGGAGATCTCGGGCGCCGACGGAGGCTCCGGGACGCTCTTCCGGGCCACGGTGCCCGACTGA
- a CDS encoding SIS domain-containing protein, which produces MLDESLLDDPEALARADRRGLLRGAAEAGARVRTAARHAAEAGIAELKPDGRPRAVLIAGAGTAATGVADLIGALAGASAPVIRLHPTGVAPAAGALRWALPGWAGSLDLLFVITTDGGEPGLDLLAEQAYRRGCTIVAITPQRSPLAEGVGGRHGLVVPLATPPYEVYEGFEEAVPAGPGALWALFTPLLALLDRIGLLEAPPEALARVADRLDRTAERCGPAIATYSNPAKTLAAELADSLPLIWTEGTGAAPTGRRFAAVLAELAGRPAFAAELPEALPAHGVLLAGDFAAGADPDDFFRDRVEEQQALRARVVLLRDRPAGGLTAAPAARELALGHDTAISELEPEEGSELESLAELLAVTDFAAVYLALATPATPS; this is translated from the coding sequence ATGCTCGACGAGTCGCTCCTCGACGACCCGGAAGCCCTTGCCCGAGCCGACCGCCGAGGCCTGCTCCGGGGCGCCGCCGAAGCCGGCGCCCGGGTACGGACGGCCGCCCGGCACGCCGCCGAAGCGGGCATCGCCGAGCTGAAGCCGGACGGGCGCCCCCGCGCTGTCCTCATCGCCGGCGCGGGCACCGCGGCCACCGGAGTCGCCGACCTCATCGGCGCACTCGCAGGCGCGAGCGCCCCCGTCATCCGCCTCCACCCCACCGGCGTCGCCCCGGCCGCGGGCGCCCTGCGCTGGGCCCTCCCCGGCTGGGCGGGCTCCCTCGACCTCCTGTTCGTCATCACCACCGACGGCGGCGAACCCGGCCTCGACCTCCTCGCCGAGCAGGCGTACCGCCGCGGCTGCACCATCGTCGCCATCACCCCCCAGCGCTCCCCGCTGGCCGAGGGCGTCGGCGGCCGCCACGGCCTCGTCGTACCCCTGGCCACCCCGCCGTACGAGGTGTACGAAGGTTTCGAAGAGGCCGTCCCGGCCGGTCCCGGCGCCCTCTGGGCCCTGTTCACCCCCCTCCTCGCGCTGCTCGACCGCATCGGACTCCTCGAAGCGCCCCCGGAGGCCCTCGCCCGCGTCGCCGACCGCCTCGACCGCACGGCCGAGCGCTGCGGCCCCGCCATCGCCACCTACAGCAACCCGGCCAAAACCCTCGCCGCCGAACTGGCCGACAGCCTCCCCCTGATCTGGACCGAAGGCACCGGCGCGGCCCCCACCGGCCGCCGCTTCGCCGCTGTCCTCGCCGAACTCGCCGGCCGCCCCGCCTTCGCCGCCGAACTCCCCGAAGCACTGCCCGCCCACGGAGTCCTGCTCGCCGGAGACTTCGCGGCCGGCGCCGATCCGGACGACTTCTTCCGCGACCGCGTGGAGGAACAGCAGGCACTGCGCGCCCGGGTCGTCCTGCTCCGCGACCGGCCCGCCGGCGGCCTCACCGCCGCCCCGGCCGCCCGCGAACTCGCCCTCGGCCACGACACGGCCATCAGCGAACTGGAACCCGAAGAAGGCAGCGAACTGGAATCCCTCGCGGAACTCCTCGCCGTCACCGACTTCGCCGCCGTCTACCTCGCCCTGGCCACCCCGGCAACCCCCTCCTGA
- a CDS encoding cation diffusion facilitator family transporter encodes MSASGGTKAIVAALTANLAIAVAKFVAFLFSGSSSMLAESVHSLADSGNQGLLLLGGKRARRAATPQHPFGYGRERYIYAFLVSIVLFSAGGMFALYEGYEKIRNPHPIEAWYWPVGVLVFAIVAETISFRTAIKESNPLRGDRSWREFVRHAKAPELPVVLLEDLGALIGLILALAGVSLALATGDGVWDGIGTLCIGTLLILIALVLAAETKSLLLGEAATADDERKIRAAVVDNTTVTRLIHMRTLHLGPEELLVAAKIAVRHDNTATEVATAINAAEERIRAAVPIARVIYLEPDIYSATAAADDTDPAPPAATP; translated from the coding sequence ATGAGCGCGTCGGGCGGGACCAAGGCGATCGTGGCGGCCCTCACCGCCAACCTCGCCATCGCCGTGGCCAAATTCGTCGCGTTCCTCTTCAGCGGCTCGTCGTCGATGCTCGCCGAGAGCGTCCACTCCCTGGCCGACTCCGGCAACCAGGGACTACTCCTCCTCGGCGGCAAGCGCGCCCGCCGCGCGGCCACCCCCCAGCACCCCTTCGGCTACGGCCGCGAACGCTATATCTACGCCTTCCTCGTCTCCATCGTGCTCTTCTCCGCCGGCGGCATGTTCGCCCTCTACGAGGGCTACGAGAAGATCAGGAACCCCCACCCCATCGAAGCCTGGTACTGGCCCGTCGGCGTCCTCGTCTTCGCGATCGTCGCGGAAACCATCTCCTTCCGTACCGCCATCAAGGAATCGAACCCCCTGCGCGGCGACCGCTCCTGGCGCGAGTTCGTCCGCCACGCCAAGGCCCCCGAACTCCCCGTCGTCCTCCTCGAAGACCTCGGCGCCCTCATCGGTCTGATCCTCGCCCTCGCGGGCGTCAGCCTCGCCCTCGCCACCGGCGACGGAGTCTGGGACGGCATCGGCACCCTCTGCATCGGCACCCTCCTCATCCTCATCGCCCTCGTCCTCGCCGCCGAGACCAAATCCCTCCTCCTCGGTGAGGCCGCGACCGCCGACGACGAACGCAAGATCCGGGCCGCCGTCGTCGACAACACCACCGTCACCCGCCTCATCCATATGCGCACCCTTCACCTCGGCCCCGAAGAACTCCTGGTCGCCGCCAAGATTGCGGTACGCCACGACAACACCGCCACCGAAGTCGCCACGGCCATCAACGCCGCCGAGGAACGCATCCGCGCCGCCGTCCCCATCGCCCGGGTGATCTACCTCGAACCCGATATCTACAGCGCGACGGCCGCGGCCGACGACACCGACCCCGCCCCGCCGGCCGCCACCCCCTGA
- a CDS encoding Trm112 family protein codes for MPLEAGLLSILACPACHSALTDRSEADTPELVCTGTECGLAYPVRDGIPVLLVDEARRPA; via the coding sequence ATGCCGCTCGAAGCCGGCCTCCTCTCCATCCTTGCCTGCCCGGCCTGCCACAGCGCCCTGACGGACCGGTCCGAGGCCGACACCCCCGAGCTCGTCTGCACCGGTACGGAGTGCGGTCTCGCGTACCCCGTACGCGACGGCATCCCCGTCCTCCTCGTCGACGAGGCCCGCCGCCCCGCCTGA
- a CDS encoding metallopeptidase family protein, whose protein sequence is MDSSVPPHPGEPRPVRTPTEPDQGAGPAPAASGPEAGPPTGPGQGPGDEPRPRRRDRHGRGMRGPVAPPQVPLSVSRSDSFRDLVRDSVERLERRLPQLADVDFVVQEVPVLGPADDLGTGVPLGGTLPEGKDEPARVVIYRRPVEVRTKNREERALLVHEVVVEQVAELLGLAPESVDPRYGQD, encoded by the coding sequence ATGGACAGTTCCGTACCTCCGCACCCGGGGGAGCCCCGTCCGGTCAGGACACCCACGGAGCCGGACCAGGGTGCCGGCCCCGCGCCCGCCGCCTCCGGCCCCGAAGCCGGACCCCCCACCGGCCCGGGACAGGGACCCGGGGACGAGCCGAGACCCCGCCGCCGCGACCGCCACGGCCGGGGCATGCGCGGCCCCGTCGCCCCACCCCAGGTGCCCCTCTCGGTCAGCCGGTCGGACTCCTTCCGCGATCTGGTGCGCGATTCCGTCGAGCGACTGGAAAGACGCCTGCCGCAACTGGCCGACGTCGACTTCGTGGTCCAGGAGGTCCCGGTCCTCGGACCCGCCGACGACCTCGGCACCGGAGTACCCCTCGGCGGAACCCTCCCCGAAGGGAAGGACGAGCCCGCGCGCGTCGTGATCTACCGCCGCCCGGTCGAGGTCCGGACCAAGAACCGCGAGGAGCGTGCCCTGCTGGTCCACGAGGTTGTCGTGGAGCAAGTGGCGGAACTTCTGGGGCTGGCGCCCGAATCAGTGGACCCGCGGTACGGCCAGGACTGA